One part of the uncultured Celeribacter sp. genome encodes these proteins:
- a CDS encoding ribbon-helix-helix protein, CopG family: MVLLMAPPKKDTEALTLRLPRELIEMIDDRRRAERDLPTRPEMIRRALVQWFELTQTHED, encoded by the coding sequence ATGGTATTATTGATGGCACCTCCTAAGAAAGACACCGAAGCTCTAACGCTCCGGCTTCCACGAGAGTTGATAGAGATGATCGACGATCGCCGCCGCGCTGAGCGAGATCTGCCGACTCGGCCCGAGATGATCCGGCGCGCGCTGGTCCAGTGGTTCGAGCTGACCCAAACGCA
- a CDS encoding GIY-YIG nuclease family protein gives MTLCPQTSSTASFPTVIHAHWAEIAQAKGFTITDRVDDRYHLLLRCETCGGMHRTKLFVLMNNQPTCPHCVETRWRKDAVEAGLVFLARDPQDRHYGFYEAPCGHKLRRQFELIKRIADGECSHRCEICQNTKEEAEAEAQGWVLLGAAPTRDLNYRSYRHSCGHQQVIARVNMQTGRFNCESCGQGWASAPSYIYCMRFELPELPTMIKLGFSRNPQSRLNYQLKRRPDLQAKILHSVTLPTGHKALCLEKQMHAALKRDHPGSEVPPERYAPWLRVRSEIYSADLEMVILDMLDALPLLPDA, from the coding sequence ATGACCCTTTGTCCACAAACATCATCTACAGCGTCATTCCCGACTGTCATCCACGCCCATTGGGCGGAGATCGCGCAAGCGAAAGGCTTCACCATCACCGATCGTGTCGATGATCGCTACCACCTGTTGCTGCGCTGCGAGACCTGCGGCGGCATGCACCGGACCAAACTGTTTGTGCTGATGAACAATCAACCCACTTGCCCTCATTGTGTGGAAACACGCTGGCGCAAAGATGCAGTAGAGGCGGGACTAGTCTTTCTCGCAAGGGATCCACAGGATCGCCACTATGGCTTTTACGAAGCCCCGTGCGGCCACAAGCTGCGGCGTCAGTTCGAGCTTATCAAGCGCATCGCTGACGGCGAATGCTCACACCGCTGCGAGATCTGCCAGAACACGAAAGAGGAGGCGGAAGCGGAGGCTCAAGGCTGGGTTCTCCTCGGCGCCGCGCCCACACGCGACCTGAACTATCGCAGCTACCGACATAGCTGCGGGCACCAACAGGTAATCGCCCGCGTGAACATGCAAACCGGCCGCTTCAATTGCGAGTCCTGTGGCCAAGGCTGGGCCTCAGCCCCCAGCTACATCTATTGCATGCGGTTTGAACTTCCTGAACTGCCGACAATGATCAAACTGGGTTTTTCCCGGAACCCGCAGAGCCGGTTGAACTATCAGCTGAAACGGCGCCCAGACCTTCAAGCGAAGATCTTGCACAGCGTCACCCTACCGACCGGACACAAAGCGCTCTGTCTGGAGAAGCAGATGCACGCCGCTCTCAAGCGCGACCATCCTGGATCCGAAGTCCCGCCTGAGAGGTATGCGCCGTGGCTGCGTGTCAGGTCAGAGATCTACAGCGCAGATCTGGAAATGGTCATCCTCGATATGCTCGACGCACTGCCCCTCTTGCCAGACGCCTGA